A window from Pseudooceanicola algae encodes these proteins:
- a CDS encoding DUF2484 family protein, translating into MSESFLLLMLWGLGALAAGYLGNQGAPRRGQRQRLAALTGTGIPVLGYITAQHGPWVGLLVLLLGFAVLAALMARVLQRVDGSPG; encoded by the coding sequence ATGAGTGAATCTTTTCTACTCCTGATGCTCTGGGGGCTTGGCGCTCTTGCGGCCGGGTATCTGGGTAATCAAGGGGCGCCCCGGCGCGGGCAGAGGCAGCGGCTTGCGGCGCTGACGGGAACCGGCATTCCGGTGCTCGGCTATATCACCGCGCAGCATGGGCCCTGGGTCGGGTTGCTGGTGCTGCTGCTGGGGTTTGCCGTGCTGGCGGCGCTGATGGCGCGGGTGCTGCAACGCGTCGACGGCTCTCCGGGCTGA
- the murC gene encoding UDP-N-acetylmuramate--L-alanine ligase, with amino-acid sequence MNAATKLPGDVGAIHFVGIGGIGMSGIAEVLLNHGYSVQGSDLKRSEITERLEGLGALVFEGQRAENLENAQVVVISSAIKPGNPELDEARRQGLPVVRRAEMLAELMRLKSNIAVAGTHGKTTTTTMVATLLDAGGLDPTVINGGIIHAYGSNARVGLGEWMVVEADESDGTFNRLPATIAIVTNIDPEHMDHWGDFDSLRKGFLDFVSNIPFYGIAVCCTDHPEVQALVGKITDRRVVTFGFNAQADVRAVNLTYKAGVAHFDIALQAEGARIEGCSLPMPGDHNVSNALSGVAVARHLGMKADEIRAALAAFGGVNRRFTRVGEVDGVAVIDDYGHHPVEIAAVLKAARQACDGRVIAVHQPHRYSRLHSLFDDFCACFNDADVVAIAEVYAAGEDPIPGASRDDLVAGLIRHGHRHARAITSEDDLVGLVREQAQPGDMVVCLGAGTISTWANNLPIRLAEPA; translated from the coding sequence ATGAATGCTGCGACCAAACTGCCCGGCGACGTCGGCGCGATCCATTTCGTCGGCATCGGCGGTATCGGCATGTCGGGCATTGCCGAAGTGCTGCTGAATCACGGCTATTCGGTGCAGGGATCGGACCTGAAGCGGTCCGAGATCACCGAAAGGCTGGAAGGACTGGGGGCGCTGGTCTTCGAAGGGCAGCGGGCCGAGAACCTTGAGAACGCTCAGGTCGTGGTGATTTCCTCGGCGATCAAGCCCGGCAACCCGGAGCTTGACGAAGCCCGCCGTCAGGGCCTGCCAGTGGTGCGCCGGGCGGAAATGCTGGCCGAGTTGATGCGGCTGAAGTCCAACATCGCCGTCGCCGGCACCCATGGCAAGACCACGACCACCACCATGGTCGCCACACTGCTGGATGCGGGCGGCCTCGATCCGACGGTGATCAACGGTGGGATCATCCATGCCTATGGCTCAAACGCGCGCGTTGGCCTCGGAGAATGGATGGTGGTCGAGGCCGATGAAAGCGACGGCACCTTCAACCGCCTGCCCGCAACCATCGCCATCGTGACCAATATCGACCCCGAGCATATGGATCACTGGGGCGATTTCGACAGCCTGCGCAAGGGCTTCCTCGATTTCGTCTCCAACATCCCTTTCTACGGCATCGCCGTTTGCTGCACCGACCATCCGGAGGTGCAGGCGCTGGTCGGCAAGATCACCGACCGCCGCGTCGTGACCTTCGGCTTCAACGCCCAGGCCGATGTGCGCGCGGTGAACCTGACCTACAAGGCGGGCGTGGCGCATTTCGACATCGCGCTGCAGGCCGAAGGGGCAAGGATCGAAGGCTGCAGCCTGCCGATGCCCGGGGATCACAACGTTTCCAACGCGCTGTCGGGGGTCGCCGTGGCGCGGCATCTCGGCATGAAAGCGGACGAGATCCGCGCCGCATTGGCCGCCTTCGGGGGCGTCAACCGGCGTTTTACCCGCGTAGGCGAGGTCGACGGGGTGGCAGTGATCGACGACTATGGCCACCACCCGGTGGAAATCGCCGCGGTTCTCAAGGCTGCGCGCCAAGCCTGCGATGGTCGGGTGATCGCCGTCCATCAACCGCACCGCTATTCGCGCCTGCATTCGCTGTTTGACGATTTCTGCGCCTGTTTCAACGATGCGGACGTGGTCGCGATCGCCGAGGTCTATGCCGCCGGAGAGGACCCGATCCCCGGTGCCTCCCGCGACGATCTGGTGGCCGGGCTGATCCGCCATGGCCATCGCCATGCGCGCGCCATCACTTCGGAAGACGACCTGGTGGGGCTGGTGCGCGAGCAGGCGCAGCCCGGTGACATGGTGGTCTGCCTCGGGGCGGGGACGATTTCGACCTGGGCGAACAACCTGCCGATTCGTCTGGCCGAACCTGCCTGA